The DNA sequence TCGGCCGTATCGGACGCGCGCCATCCGAGCTTGTCCTCCTTTTTCCCTGCCCGAAAGCCTTTCATGCGCGGCAGGCTCGGCTCATCGCCGACTCCGACGCGTCGCGCGGACGCGATGTCGCTCGTTTCTTTAGTGAGTATGAAAGAGCTGATACCCTTGGTGCCTTGCGAGCGATCGGTGACCGCGGTGACGACGAAGATCTCGCCGACGCTGCCGTGCGTGATGAATCGCTTCACGCCATTGAGCACGTAGTAGCCGTTCTTACGCACCGCTGTCGTGCGCGTGCCACCCGCGTCACTGCCGGCATCGGGCTCGGTGAGGCCAAAGCCGCCCATCACGCGTCCCGACGCGAGCCAGGGCACGAATCGCCGCTTCTGGTCCTCGTTGCCGAATCGCACGATCGGCGATGTGCCGAGCGTCGTGTGCGCGGATACGGTGAGGCCGTGCGACGCATCGACCTTCGCCAGCTCCTCGATGACAATCATGAAGCTGATCGTGTCGAGGCCGGCGCCGCCGAGCTCCTCGGGCCACGGCACACCGAGTAGCCCGAGCTCGGCCATCTTCTTGATGTTCTCCCACGGGAACTTTCCTTCCGCGTCCCAGTGCGCCGCGGTCGGCGCCACTTCGTTGCGCGCGAACTGGCGAACCATCTCGCGCGTCGCCAGGTGCTGCTCGGAAAAGTAGAGTGCGTCGTCCATGATAGTCGTTAGGCAGCTTCGGTTCCATCGGCGGAACGCAAGACGCTCAGGAAGCGCTCGCCATATCGTTCGAGCTTGGTTGGTCCTACCCCATGAATCCCCGCGAGAGCCGTCAGCGTTCGCGGACGCTGAACCGCCATCTCGGCGAGGGTGCGATCTGGAAACACGACGTAGGCCGGCACCTGCTGCTCCTTTGCAATGGTTCGGCGAAGCACGCGCAGTCGCTCGAGGAGCGCGCCGTCAACGGCATCGATGACGATGTCATCGGATGCCTTCGGCCGCTCGCGCTCGAAGGACCGACGGCCCCTCGCATTCTTTCGCGACGGACGTCGCAACTGCGAGGTATCGACGTGCGTTCCGAGACAATTGTCACAACCACCACACTGGGATCGGGCGGCAGGATCGCCGAAATAGCGCAACACAAAACCACGTCGGCAGCTCTTCAGATACGCGTACTGCTGCATCGCGTCGAGCTTCGCCAGGTCGGCACGTCGCCGGCGATCGAGTGTCTCCCAGTCGACGTTGAACTGCGCGAGCTCTCGCCGCGAATTGTCGACGACGTTGCCACCACCGCCACGTTTCCACTCGAGGAATTGACGACCCTCGAGTGCGTCGAGCAAAGGCGCCACGCCGCTCGCCCCGCCGAACCCCGGAGGCAAGCCGTCGAGATCGATCGACGCGCCTTCGTGGAGCGCAGTACCGGCGACGCGCCACATGGCGCGCAGCAGGCCGAGCTCGAGCGAATCCGGTTCGCTGCCCAACTCGCGCTTGATCCGCTGCGGCGTCGCGAGGAGACGCACCTCCGCGCGCGTGCCGCTTTCGGGCTGGCGGCAATAGGCGCCGGCGTTCGCGAGGATGCGGAGCGCGCCTTCGACTTCGCGCACGTTCACCTTTCCCCGCACACTCGACGCGATGTCCTCGGCACTCAGCTGCGTCTTCCCGGTCGCCGCGCCGCGCCGGAGCACGCGATAGACATCCTCGACGAGCGTCCGCTCCGGATACGAACCCTTGATGAAGAACTCGTGGGTGAAACGGTCCTGGAACGAATGCAGCAAGAAGCAGTCGGCGTGTTCGCCGTCGCGCCCAGCGCGTCCCGCTTCCTGATAGTAGGCCTCGAGGGTGCCCGGCATCGCATAGTGCGCGACGAGCCTCACGTTCGGCTTGTCGATGCCCATGCCGAACGCGTTCGTCGCGACGATGACCCGGACGCGCTCCTTCATGAAGGCATCCTGCACTTCGCGCCGGTTTGCGTCGTCCAGGCCGGCGTGATACGCGA is a window from the Gemmatimonadaceae bacterium genome containing:
- a CDS encoding acyl-CoA dehydrogenase, with the translated sequence MDDALYFSEQHLATREMVRQFARNEVAPTAAHWDAEGKFPWENIKKMAELGLLGVPWPEELGGAGLDTISFMIVIEELAKVDASHGLTVSAHTTLGTSPIVRFGNEDQKRRFVPWLASGRVMGGFGLTEPDAGSDAGGTRTTAVRKNGYYVLNGVKRFITHGSVGEIFVVTAVTDRSQGTKGISSFILTKETSDIASARRVGVGDEPSLPRMKGFRAGKKEDKLGWRASDTAELILEDVEVPAENLLGEEGNGFVNFMKTLDSGRIGIAALSLGIAEGALEHALRYASMRRQFGQAIANFQGIQFQLSDMATEIEAGKHLMYHAAWLAQTGRPYGKEAAMAKLFCSELAMRATIKAVQIHGGYGYTKDYPVERFMRDAKICEIGEGTSEIQRIVIARQLLKELAD
- a CDS encoding ATP-dependent DNA helicase RecQ; its protein translation is MTASTSIDDARGALRQHFGYPDFRPGQMQAVESVLLGQDTLVVLPTGGGKSICYQVPALMLPHLTVVISPLISLMKDQVDALTRRGLPATFVNSSLTATQVADRLARAQRGEFKLLYVAPERFDVGSTAERLKSTGVSLLAVDEAHCISEWGHDFRPSYLRIAKVRERLGWPPVVALTATATPHVRTDIVRQLKLESARTIITGFDRRNLRYHVVATRTEQEKDEALVGILRQSPGLAVVYASTRRTVERITNVLNDARIAAVAYHAGLDDANRREVQDAFMKERVRVIVATNAFGMGIDKPNVRLVAHYAMPGTLEAYYQEAGRAGRDGEHADCFLLHSFQDRFTHEFFIKGSYPERTLVEDVYRVLRRGAATGKTQLSAEDIASSVRGKVNVREVEGALRILANAGAYCRQPESGTRAEVRLLATPQRIKRELGSEPDSLELGLLRAMWRVAGTALHEGASIDLDGLPPGFGGASGVAPLLDALEGRQFLEWKRGGGGNVVDNSRRELAQFNVDWETLDRRRRADLAKLDAMQQYAYLKSCRRGFVLRYFGDPAARSQCGGCDNCLGTHVDTSQLRRPSRKNARGRRSFERERPKASDDIVIDAVDGALLERLRVLRRTIAKEQQVPAYVVFPDRTLAEMAVQRPRTLTALAGIHGVGPTKLERYGERFLSVLRSADGTEAA